Proteins from one Streptomyces sp. NBC_00289 genomic window:
- a CDS encoding DUF5713 family protein encodes MPISNERVSAHPFLRALYRDDYYPDHVVDRGRAILLALCERIEAERPADLDALYALTRAATGEFNDLEAAFEEAGSEIETVAREEIAENFWFVADAYGFAEADVEELIATREW; translated from the coding sequence ATGCCGATCAGCAACGAGCGGGTGAGCGCCCATCCGTTCCTGCGCGCCCTGTACAGGGACGACTACTACCCCGACCACGTGGTGGACCGGGGCAGGGCGATCCTCCTCGCCCTGTGCGAGCGCATCGAGGCCGAACGGCCCGCCGACCTCGACGCCCTGTATGCCCTGACCCGGGCGGCCACCGGGGAGTTCAACGACCTGGAGGCGGCGTTCGAGGAGGCCGGCAGCGAGATCGAGACGGTGGCCCGTGAGGAGATAGCCGAGAACTTCTGGTTCGTCGCCGACGCGTACGGCTTCGCGGAGGCGGACGTGGAGGAGCTGATCGCCACCCGCGAGTGGTGA
- a CDS encoding mechanosensitive ion channel family protein, producing the protein MKRALTVDDLVIAGIALAAGLLAAFLLRMLLRWLGKHADRTRWSGDDVIVDALRTVVPWAAFVAGAASAGAALPLTRTVQNHVNQALTVVLIFVVTLTSARVIAGLVRSVTQSRSGVAGSATIFVNITRVLVLAIGFLVVLQTLGVSIAPMLTALGVGGLAVALALQDTLANLFAGIHILASKTVQPGDYIRLSSGEEGYVEDINWRQTTVRALSNNLIVIPNGELAKTNMTNFMRPEQQLTILVQVGVAYDSDLEHVERVTSEVVAEVMTEITGALPEHEPAVRFHTFGDSRIGFTVILGVGEFSDQYRIKHEFIKRLHRRYRDEGIRIPAPTRTVALQQGSVVIPQQRSVGNELGEAASAQLDH; encoded by the coding sequence GTGAAGCGCGCGCTCACAGTCGACGACCTGGTCATCGCCGGGATCGCGCTGGCGGCCGGCCTGCTCGCGGCGTTCCTGCTGCGCATGCTGCTGCGCTGGCTGGGCAAGCACGCCGACCGTACGCGCTGGAGCGGTGACGACGTCATCGTGGACGCGCTGCGGACCGTGGTCCCGTGGGCCGCGTTCGTGGCCGGCGCGGCCTCCGCCGGGGCGGCGCTGCCGCTGACGAGGACGGTGCAGAACCACGTCAACCAGGCTCTCACCGTGGTGCTGATCTTCGTGGTGACGCTGACGTCGGCCCGGGTGATCGCCGGCCTGGTGCGCTCGGTCACCCAGTCCCGCTCCGGCGTCGCGGGATCGGCCACGATCTTCGTCAACATCACCCGGGTCCTGGTGCTGGCCATCGGTTTCCTGGTGGTGCTGCAGACGCTGGGCGTGTCCATAGCCCCGATGCTCACCGCCCTCGGTGTGGGCGGTCTGGCGGTCGCCCTCGCCCTGCAGGACACCCTTGCGAACCTCTTCGCGGGCATCCACATCCTGGCCTCCAAGACCGTCCAGCCCGGTGACTACATCCGGCTGAGCAGCGGGGAGGAGGGGTACGTCGAGGACATCAACTGGCGGCAGACGACCGTCCGGGCGCTGTCCAACAACCTGATCGTCATCCCCAACGGGGAGCTCGCCAAGACCAACATGACCAACTTCATGCGGCCCGAGCAGCAGTTGACGATCCTGGTCCAGGTGGGTGTGGCCTACGACAGTGACCTGGAGCACGTGGAGCGGGTGACGAGCGAGGTCGTCGCCGAGGTGATGACGGAGATCACCGGCGCCCTCCCGGAGCACGAGCCGGCCGTCCGTTTCCACACCTTCGGCGACTCCCGCATCGGCTTCACGGTGATCCTGGGCGTCGGCGAGTTCAGCGACCAGTACCGGATCAAGCACGAGTTCATCAAGCGCCTGCACCGGCGCTACCGCGACGAGGGCATCCGCATCCCGGCGCCCACCCGGACGGTGGCCCTCCAGCAGGGCTCGGTCGTCATCCCGCAGCAGCGGAGCGTCGGGAACGAGCTGGGCGAAGCGGCCTCCGCCCAGCTCGACCACTGA
- a CDS encoding NADP-dependent isocitrate dehydrogenase has protein sequence MTDSTIIYTHTDEAPALATYSFLPVVEAYASQAGVAVETRDISLAGRIIAVFPEYLTEDQRIPDALAELGELAKTPEANIIKLPNVSASIPQLKAAVAELQGQGYALPDYPDDPKSDEEREIRARYDKIKGSAVNPVLREGNSDRRAPASVKNYAKNHPHRMGAWTSESRTNVATMGQNDFRSTEKSAVIAEAGALRIELVGDDGTTTVLRESVPVLADEVVDASVLRVAALREFLTAQVARAKSEGVLFSVHLKATMMKVSDPIIFGHVLRAFFPKTFAKYGETLAAAGLTPNDGLGGIYKGLEGLSEGAEIKASFDAELAEGPELAMVDSDKGITNLHVPSDVIVDASMPAMIRTSGHMWGADGQEADTLAVLPDSSYSGVYQAVIDDCRANGAYDPSTMGSVPNVGLMAQKAEEYGSHDKTFEIPTTGTVRLVDQAGNVVIEQTVSAGDIFRACQTKDAPIRDWVKLAVTRARATGNPAVFWLDETRAHDANLIAKVKTYLTEHDTEGLDIRILNPVEATKLSVERIRRGEDTISVTGNVLRDYLTDLFPILELGTSAKMLSVVPLMAGGGLFETGAGGSAPKHVQQLVRENYLRWDSLGEFFALVPSLEQYATFTGNTRAKVLADTLDRATATFLNEDKSPTRRVGGIDNRGSHFFLSLYWAQELAKQTDDADLAKAFAALAETLAANEQKIVDELNAVQGKPADIGGYYRPDPAKAAAVMRPSATWNETLASLS, from the coding sequence GTGACTGACTCGACCATCATTTACACGCACACTGACGAGGCCCCGGCCCTGGCGACGTATTCCTTCCTGCCGGTGGTCGAGGCGTACGCCTCTCAGGCGGGTGTCGCCGTGGAGACCCGCGACATCTCGCTGGCCGGGCGCATCATCGCCGTGTTCCCGGAGTACCTGACCGAGGACCAGCGGATCCCCGACGCACTGGCGGAGCTGGGCGAACTGGCCAAGACGCCCGAGGCCAACATCATCAAGCTGCCGAACGTCTCGGCGTCGATCCCGCAGCTGAAGGCCGCGGTCGCCGAGCTGCAGGGCCAGGGCTACGCACTGCCGGACTACCCGGACGACCCCAAGAGCGACGAGGAGCGCGAGATCCGCGCCCGCTACGACAAGATCAAGGGTTCCGCCGTGAACCCGGTCCTGCGTGAGGGCAACTCGGACCGCCGCGCCCCCGCCTCGGTCAAGAACTACGCCAAGAACCACCCGCACCGCATGGGCGCCTGGACCTCCGAGTCCCGGACGAACGTGGCGACCATGGGCCAGAACGACTTCCGCTCCACCGAGAAGTCCGCGGTCATCGCCGAGGCCGGTGCCCTGCGCATCGAGCTCGTGGGCGACGACGGCACCACCACGGTCCTCCGCGAGTCCGTACCGGTCCTCGCCGACGAGGTCGTCGACGCGTCCGTGCTGCGCGTGGCCGCGCTGCGCGAGTTCCTGACCGCGCAGGTCGCCCGGGCCAAGTCCGAGGGCGTGCTGTTCTCCGTGCACCTCAAGGCCACGATGATGAAGGTCTCCGACCCGATCATCTTCGGTCACGTGCTGCGCGCCTTCTTCCCCAAGACGTTCGCGAAGTACGGCGAGACGCTCGCCGCGGCCGGCCTGACCCCCAACGACGGTCTGGGCGGCATCTACAAGGGCCTCGAAGGCCTGTCCGAGGGCGCCGAGATCAAGGCCTCCTTCGACGCGGAGCTCGCCGAGGGCCCGGAGCTCGCGATGGTCGACTCCGACAAGGGCATCACCAACCTGCACGTGCCGTCCGACGTCATCGTCGACGCCTCGATGCCGGCCATGATCCGCACCTCCGGCCACATGTGGGGCGCCGACGGCCAGGAGGCCGACACCCTCGCCGTCCTCCCGGACTCCAGCTACTCGGGCGTCTACCAGGCCGTGATCGACGACTGCCGCGCCAACGGCGCCTACGACCCGTCGACGATGGGCTCGGTTCCCAACGTCGGTCTCATGGCGCAGAAGGCCGAGGAGTACGGCAGCCACGACAAGACCTTCGAGATCCCGACCACCGGCACGGTCCGCCTCGTCGACCAGGCCGGCAACGTCGTGATCGAGCAGACCGTCTCGGCCGGTGACATCTTCCGCGCCTGCCAGACCAAGGACGCCCCGATCCGGGACTGGGTCAAGCTGGCCGTCACCCGCGCCCGCGCCACCGGCAACCCGGCGGTGTTCTGGCTGGACGAGACCCGCGCCCACGACGCCAACCTGATCGCCAAGGTCAAGACGTACCTGACGGAGCACGACACCGAGGGCCTGGACATCCGGATCCTGAACCCGGTCGAGGCCACGAAGCTGTCGGTGGAGCGGATCCGCCGCGGCGAGGACACCATCTCGGTCACCGGCAACGTGCTGCGCGACTACCTCACCGACCTGTTCCCGATCCTGGAGCTGGGCACCAGCGCCAAGATGCTGTCGGTCGTCCCGCTGATGGCGGGCGGCGGCCTGTTCGAGACGGGCGCCGGCGGCTCCGCCCCGAAGCACGTCCAGCAGCTGGTCCGGGAGAACTACCTGCGCTGGGACTCGCTCGGCGAGTTCTTCGCGCTGGTCCCGTCCCTGGAGCAGTACGCGACGTTCACCGGCAACACCCGCGCCAAGGTCCTCGCCGACACCCTCGACCGCGCCACGGCGACCTTCCTCAACGAGGACAAGTCCCCGACCCGTCGCGTCGGCGGCATCGACAACCGCGGCAGCCACTTCTTCCTGTCCCTGTACTGGGCGCAGGAGCTGGCGAAGCAGACCGACGACGCGGACCTGGCGAAGGCCTTCGCCGCGCTCGCCGAGACCCTCGCGGCGAACGAGCAGAAGATCGTCGACGAGCTGAACGCCGTCCAGGGCAAGCCGGCCGACATCGGCGGCTACTACCGGCCCGACCCGGCCAAGGCCGCCGCGGTGATGCGCCCGTCGGCCACCTGGAACGAGACGCTGGCGTCCCTGAGCTGA
- a CDS encoding YbhN family protein, translating to MTAVQLPELPDLPGKRFPRRVPVRQILCLVPLLLVTVVAVRHRSVLAEGFGQLRTAEWPWLLVAVGATCLTWVAAAFTRQGAVVERLPRRRLLATQFAAGAANHLLPTGLGASAVNLRFMTVCGVPLARSSAALALYLLAEAVGRLGLLAALLVAFPDALRLGTLLPHGAVGPLFAAVGAVLVVAAGVLVFVRRLRTAVCSFLRTALGEARSVHARPARALALWGGSLAFPALQATGLAAVGLALGLPVPPVHMALAYLAATVAVALVPTPGGIGSVEAALIIALVAAGGPAAVATAVVLAYRIITVWLPLLPGALTLGALLRLKVI from the coding sequence GTGACTGCGGTTCAGCTGCCCGAGCTTCCGGATCTGCCGGGGAAACGGTTCCCACGGCGCGTCCCGGTCCGCCAGATCCTGTGTCTGGTACCGCTTCTGCTCGTCACCGTCGTCGCGGTGCGGCACCGGTCGGTCCTCGCCGAGGGCTTCGGTCAGCTGCGGACGGCCGAGTGGCCGTGGCTGCTGGTCGCGGTCGGTGCGACCTGTCTGACCTGGGTCGCCGCCGCCTTCACCCGGCAGGGTGCCGTCGTCGAGCGGCTGCCCAGACGGCGGCTGCTGGCCACGCAGTTCGCGGCGGGCGCCGCCAACCACCTGCTGCCCACGGGGCTCGGCGCGAGCGCGGTCAACCTGCGGTTCATGACCGTGTGCGGGGTCCCGCTGGCCCGCTCCTCCGCCGCCCTCGCCCTGTACCTGCTGGCGGAGGCGGTCGGCCGGCTCGGCCTGCTGGCCGCGCTGCTCGTCGCGTTCCCCGACGCGCTGCGCCTCGGCACCCTCCTGCCCCACGGCGCGGTCGGCCCGCTGTTCGCCGCCGTCGGCGCGGTGCTCGTCGTGGCGGCGGGGGTGCTCGTCTTCGTACGACGGCTGCGCACCGCCGTGTGCTCCTTCCTGCGCACGGCACTGGGCGAGGCACGCTCGGTGCACGCCCGCCCGGCCCGCGCGCTCGCCCTGTGGGGTGGCTCGCTCGCCTTCCCCGCACTCCAGGCGACCGGTCTGGCCGCGGTGGGGCTGGCGTTGGGGCTTCCGGTGCCGCCCGTGCACATGGCCCTCGCGTACCTCGCGGCGACGGTCGCCGTCGCGCTGGTGCCCACTCCGGGCGGTATCGGCTCGGTCGAGGCGGCGCTGATCATCGCGCTGGTCGCCGCGGGCGGTCCGGCGGCCGTCGCCACCGCGGTGGTCCTGGCCTACCGGATCATCACGGTCTGGCTGCCGCTGCTGCCGGGCGCGCTGACGCTCGGCGCCCTGCTGCGCCTGAAGGTCATCTGA
- a CDS encoding ABC transporter ATP-binding protein: protein MSMETTAWTQLHSVMNAEQERRPFARATLRRIGAFARPHRVRIAQFVLLGVVTALLAVATPVLAGRVVDAIVSGGDEDTVVRLALLIALIAVAEAALGILGRRLSATLGEGLIVDLRTAVFDHVQRMPVAFFTRTRTGALVSRLNNDVIGAQRAFSNTLSGVVSNLVTLVLTLAVMLTLSWQITLLALALLPVFVVPARRMGSRMARMQREAATLNASMGTRMTERFSAPGATLIKLFGRPEEESEEFAARARRVRDIGVRTATAQSAFITSLTLVSALALALVYGLGGWFALRGTLEPGAVVSLALLLTRMYAPLTALAGARVEVMSALVSFERVFEVLDLKPLIEERPDARAVPDGPVAVEFDNVRFAYPSADKVSLASLEEVASLDTRGGTEVLHGVSFRAEPGRTVALVGSSGAGKSTIAQLLPRLYDVDEGAVRVGGVDVRELTADSLRGTLGMVTQDGHLFHDSVRANLLLARPAATEDELWDALRRSRLDDLVRSLPDGLDTVVGERGYRLSGGERQRMTIARLLLARQRVVILDEATAHLDNTSEAAVQEALAEALEGRTAVVIAHRLSTVRTADLILVVEAGRIVERGTHDDLLAADGRYAELYRTQFDQRRGEVTDVTRTGVEAVLPSVAPGVLPGAVADAAAPAG from the coding sequence ATGAGCATGGAGACCACAGCCTGGACACAGCTGCACAGTGTCATGAACGCCGAGCAGGAGCGCCGCCCCTTCGCCCGCGCCACGCTGCGCCGCATCGGCGCGTTCGCCCGTCCGCACCGCGTCCGCATCGCCCAGTTCGTCCTGCTCGGGGTCGTGACCGCGCTGCTCGCCGTCGCCACCCCCGTGCTGGCCGGACGAGTCGTGGACGCGATCGTGTCCGGCGGAGACGAGGACACCGTCGTACGCCTGGCCCTGCTCATCGCGCTGATCGCGGTCGCGGAGGCGGCGCTCGGCATCCTCGGCCGCCGGCTGTCGGCGACCCTCGGGGAGGGCCTCATCGTCGATCTGCGCACAGCCGTGTTCGATCATGTCCAGCGCATGCCGGTCGCGTTCTTCACACGCACTCGTACGGGAGCGCTCGTCTCCCGACTCAACAACGACGTCATCGGCGCCCAGCGCGCCTTCAGCAACACCCTGTCCGGAGTGGTCAGCAACCTGGTCACGCTGGTGCTCACGCTCGCCGTGATGCTCACCCTGTCCTGGCAGATCACCCTGCTCGCGCTGGCCCTCCTCCCGGTGTTCGTGGTGCCGGCCCGGCGCATGGGCAGCCGAATGGCCCGTATGCAGCGCGAGGCGGCCACACTCAACGCGTCCATGGGCACCCGGATGACCGAGCGCTTCTCGGCGCCCGGCGCCACCCTGATCAAACTCTTCGGCCGGCCCGAGGAGGAGTCCGAGGAGTTCGCCGCCCGCGCCCGCAGGGTCCGGGACATCGGCGTCCGCACAGCGACGGCCCAGTCCGCCTTCATCACCTCCCTGACCCTCGTCTCGGCCCTCGCCCTCGCCCTCGTCTACGGCCTCGGCGGCTGGTTCGCCCTGCGCGGCACCCTGGAGCCGGGCGCCGTCGTCTCCCTGGCGCTGCTGCTGACCCGCATGTACGCGCCGCTCACCGCGCTGGCCGGAGCCCGGGTCGAGGTGATGAGCGCCCTCGTCAGCTTCGAGCGGGTCTTCGAGGTACTCGACCTCAAGCCGCTGATCGAGGAGCGGCCGGACGCCCGCGCGGTCCCCGACGGACCGGTCGCCGTCGAGTTCGACAACGTCCGCTTCGCCTACCCGTCCGCCGACAAGGTCTCTCTGGCCTCCCTCGAGGAGGTGGCCTCCCTCGACACCCGGGGCGGCACCGAGGTCCTGCACGGCGTCTCCTTCCGCGCCGAACCGGGCCGGACCGTCGCCCTGGTCGGCTCCTCCGGCGCGGGCAAGTCGACGATCGCGCAACTCCTGCCGCGCCTGTACGACGTCGACGAAGGTGCGGTCCGCGTGGGCGGCGTCGACGTCCGTGAGCTGACCGCGGACTCGCTGCGCGGCACCCTCGGCATGGTCACCCAGGACGGGCACCTCTTCCACGACTCGGTCCGCGCCAACCTCCTGCTGGCCCGCCCCGCGGCCACCGAGGACGAGCTGTGGGACGCCCTGCGCCGCTCCCGCCTCGACGATCTCGTACGGTCCCTGCCCGACGGCCTCGACACGGTGGTCGGCGAACGCGGCTACCGGCTGTCCGGCGGCGAGCGCCAGCGCATGACCATCGCCCGGCTGCTGCTGGCCCGCCAGCGCGTCGTCATCCTCGACGAGGCCACCGCCCACCTGGACAACACCTCGGAGGCCGCCGTCCAGGAGGCGCTCGCCGAGGCGCTGGAGGGCAGGACGGCGGTCGTGATCGCCCACCGGCTGTCCACGGTGCGGACGGCCGACCTGATCCTGGTGGTGGAGGCCGGCCGGATCGTGGAACGCGGCACCCACGACGACCTGCTCGCGGCGGACGGCCGGTACGCCGAGCTGTACCGCACCCAGTTCGATCAGCGGCGGGGCGAGGTGACGGACGTGACGCGGACGGGGGTGGAGGCGGTCCTGCCGAGCGTGGCGCCGGGCGTGCTGCCGGGCGCCGTCGCGGACGCCGCGGCCCCGGCCGGCTGA
- a CDS encoding N-formylglutamate amidohydrolase, with amino-acid sequence MPPVAPSFEFLPGADASPVILHVPHSAREIPPAVRAGIVLDDGELERELDHITDAHTARLADEAARLAAVAPWRFVNRLSRLVVDPERFPDEREEMLSVGMGAVYTRTTHRAVLRPADTDPEPLVARYFRPYARAMTDAVADRLAATGRAVIVDVHSYPTEPLPYELHGAGPRPPVCLGTDPSHTPPELLDAARRAFAGLGDTGLDSPFSGAYVPLEFYGTEQRVGALMVEIRRDTYMTEPGGPAGPGLSRLAEALAELVDAVTG; translated from the coding sequence GTGCCTCCTGTCGCACCGTCCTTCGAGTTCCTGCCCGGAGCGGACGCGTCCCCGGTGATCCTCCATGTTCCGCACTCCGCGCGGGAGATCCCGCCGGCCGTCCGCGCGGGGATCGTGCTGGACGACGGAGAGCTGGAGCGGGAGCTCGACCACATCACCGACGCGCACACCGCACGGCTCGCCGACGAGGCCGCACGGCTGGCCGCGGTCGCCCCGTGGCGGTTCGTCAACCGGCTCTCCCGGCTGGTCGTCGACCCCGAGCGGTTCCCGGACGAGCGGGAGGAGATGCTCTCGGTGGGCATGGGCGCGGTGTACACGCGGACCACGCACCGTGCCGTGCTACGGCCCGCGGACACCGACCCCGAGCCGTTGGTCGCGCGGTATTTCCGCCCGTACGCCCGGGCGATGACCGACGCCGTGGCGGACCGGCTGGCCGCCACGGGCCGGGCCGTGATCGTGGACGTGCACTCCTATCCCACCGAGCCGCTGCCGTACGAGCTGCACGGCGCGGGCCCCCGGCCGCCGGTCTGCCTGGGTACCGACCCTTCCCACACGCCGCCCGAACTGCTGGACGCCGCCCGGCGGGCGTTCGCGGGACTCGGTGACACAGGGCTCGACAGTCCGTTCAGCGGCGCCTATGTGCCGCTGGAGTTCTACGGCACCGAGCAACGGGTCGGTGCCCTGATGGTGGAGATCCGCCGGGACACGTACATGACCGAGCCGGGCGGTCCGGCAGGCCCCGGGCTGTCCCGGCTCGCCGAAGCGCTGGCGGAGCTGGTGGACGCGGTGACGGGGTGA
- a CDS encoding M1 family metallopeptidase — MRYRTRVTAPATALIGTAMALSGGHTAYAAAGKTPGGKGTPGPETLGDPVFPALGNDGYRVSAYHLDLAYDATTGLVEATTTLNLRTSQALTRFSLDALGLDIHSVRVGGRTAAFEQVDEKLRITPDRALPDGARVTVRVEYSADPRRTLAHTAWVPTPDGFAVAGQPNSAHTVFPCNDHPRDKADFTFRITVPAGLRGVASGLLVCTENLDGGRTAYTYRSRSPIATELVQITVGDYVIKDRQGPHGLPLRDVVPAARAQALEPALALTPGLVEWLEARLGAYPFETYGLLPCNSDDPNAFDFTGLETQTLTLYKPNYLLQEESKIGSHMMHELVHSYFGNSVCPDTWADLWLNEGHADFYGLLYRYERGWADSIGLTTMEARMKNTYARGDQWRHDSGPVAAPNAVNLFDSQRYLGGVLVLYALRQAVGEDVFNAIERAFLERHRGGSATTEDYIAVASQVSGQDQSGFLREWLYGTTTPRMPGHPDWTVTPVTSSLATPHKRTGGHYHDASATL, encoded by the coding sequence ATGAGATATCGCACCAGAGTGACGGCACCGGCGACCGCCCTGATCGGCACCGCCATGGCCCTGTCCGGGGGACACACCGCCTACGCGGCAGCGGGGAAGACGCCCGGAGGCAAGGGGACGCCGGGCCCCGAGACCCTCGGCGACCCCGTCTTCCCCGCCCTGGGCAACGACGGATACCGCGTCTCGGCCTACCACCTCGACCTCGCCTACGACGCGACGACCGGCCTCGTCGAGGCCACCACGACCCTGAACCTGCGCACCAGCCAGGCCCTCACCCGCTTCTCCCTCGACGCCCTCGGCCTGGACATACACTCCGTGCGCGTCGGCGGCCGCACCGCCGCCTTCGAGCAGGTCGACGAGAAACTGCGGATCACCCCGGACAGGGCCCTGCCGGACGGCGCCCGGGTCACCGTGCGGGTGGAGTACTCGGCCGACCCGCGCCGCACGCTCGCGCACACGGCCTGGGTCCCCACCCCCGACGGCTTCGCGGTGGCCGGCCAGCCGAACTCGGCGCACACCGTCTTCCCGTGCAACGACCACCCGCGCGACAAGGCGGACTTCACCTTCCGCATCACCGTCCCGGCCGGACTGCGCGGCGTCGCGAGCGGCCTGCTCGTGTGCACCGAGAACCTCGACGGCGGCCGGACGGCCTACACGTACCGCTCCCGCTCACCCATCGCCACCGAGCTGGTGCAGATCACGGTCGGCGACTACGTGATCAAGGACCGGCAGGGCCCGCACGGCCTGCCGCTGCGGGACGTCGTACCGGCCGCGCGGGCCCAGGCGCTGGAACCGGCGCTGGCCCTGACCCCCGGACTGGTGGAGTGGCTGGAGGCGCGACTGGGCGCCTACCCGTTCGAGACGTACGGACTGCTGCCCTGCAACTCCGACGACCCGAACGCCTTCGACTTCACCGGTCTGGAGACCCAGACCCTCACGCTGTACAAGCCGAACTACCTGCTCCAGGAGGAGTCGAAGATCGGCTCGCACATGATGCACGAGCTGGTCCACTCCTACTTCGGCAACAGCGTCTGCCCCGACACCTGGGCGGACCTGTGGCTGAACGAGGGCCACGCCGACTTCTACGGGCTGCTGTACCGCTACGAGCGCGGCTGGGCCGACTCCATCGGCCTCACCACGATGGAAGCCCGGATGAAGAACACGTACGCCCGCGGCGACCAGTGGCGCCACGACTCGGGGCCGGTCGCCGCGCCGAACGCGGTGAACCTCTTCGACAGCCAGCGCTACCTGGGCGGGGTCCTGGTCCTGTACGCCCTGCGGCAGGCGGTCGGCGAGGACGTTTTCAACGCCATCGAGCGCGCCTTCCTGGAGCGCCACCGGGGCGGGTCGGCGACGACCGAGGACTACATCGCCGTCGCCTCCCAGGTCTCCGGCCAGGACCAGTCGGGCTTCCTGCGGGAGTGGCTCTACGGCACGACGACGCCGCGGATGCCCGGGCACCCGGACTGGACGGTCACACCGGTGACCTCGTCCCTGGCCACCCCGCACAAGCGGACGGGCGGGCACTACCACGACGCGTCGGCGACGCTCTGA
- a CDS encoding NADPH-dependent FMN reductase, producing MAHPPLVVGMGGSLRTPSTSLTALCAAVEGAAGAGADTQVLDLKRLDLPFYTSAHGIPPSARRLADTVQAADALLWSSPTYHGSVSGAFKNAVDWLALLADHDPPYLSNKPVGMLTTAGGVQGLQAINAMEFIVRSLRGWAVPLVFAVARSSRVFDGDGRLTDQAVADQLRGLGAEVTRAALQFRAEGTCDYAQERPSWPALD from the coding sequence ATGGCGCACCCCCCGCTCGTCGTCGGAATGGGGGGTTCGCTGCGCACCCCGTCGACCAGCCTCACCGCGCTGTGTGCGGCGGTCGAGGGGGCGGCCGGGGCGGGCGCAGACACCCAGGTGCTCGACCTCAAGCGGCTGGACCTTCCGTTCTACACCTCCGCGCACGGGATCCCTCCGTCCGCCCGCCGGCTTGCGGACACCGTTCAGGCCGCCGACGCCCTGCTGTGGAGCAGCCCGACGTACCACGGGTCGGTCAGCGGCGCGTTCAAGAACGCGGTGGACTGGCTCGCCCTCCTGGCCGACCACGACCCGCCCTACCTGAGCAACAAACCCGTGGGGATGCTGACGACGGCCGGTGGAGTGCAGGGCCTGCAGGCGATCAACGCGATGGAGTTCATCGTCCGGTCGCTGCGCGGCTGGGCCGTGCCGCTGGTGTTCGCGGTCGCGCGGTCCTCCCGGGTCTTCGATGGCGACGGACGCCTCACCGACCAGGCGGTCGCGGACCAATTGCGCGGCCTCGGCGCAGAGGTGACCAGAGCGGCCCTGCAGTTCCGGGCGGAGGGCACGTGCGACTACGCGCAGGAGCGGCCGTCCTGGCCCGCCCTGGACTGA
- a CDS encoding crotonase/enoyl-CoA hydratase family protein, with protein MPVRSERQGHVTTVVLSRPAARNAVDGPTAAELTASFREFEADENARVAVLWGAGGTFCAGADLKAIGTERGNRITEDGDGPMGPTRLRLSKPVIAAVAGHAVAGGLELALWCDLRVAEEDAVFGVFCRRWGVPLIDGGTVRLPRLIGTSRALDMILTGRPVPAREAHEMGLANRVVATGTARAAAEELAAGIARFPQACLRGDRASVLDQEGLAEETAMRGELRYGLGVLAEGMAGAARFASGAGRHGAFGDD; from the coding sequence ATGCCGGTGCGCAGCGAGCGTCAGGGTCACGTCACCACGGTCGTCCTCTCCCGCCCCGCCGCCAGGAACGCGGTGGACGGCCCGACGGCAGCCGAACTGACCGCCTCCTTCCGGGAGTTCGAGGCCGACGAAAACGCCCGGGTGGCGGTGCTGTGGGGTGCGGGCGGCACCTTCTGCGCGGGCGCGGATCTCAAGGCGATCGGCACCGAGCGCGGCAACCGGATCACCGAGGACGGCGACGGCCCGATGGGGCCGACCCGGCTGCGGCTGTCGAAGCCCGTGATCGCCGCCGTCGCCGGGCACGCCGTGGCCGGGGGCCTGGAGCTGGCACTCTGGTGCGACCTGCGGGTGGCGGAGGAGGACGCCGTCTTCGGGGTGTTCTGCCGCCGCTGGGGCGTCCCGCTCATCGACGGCGGCACGGTACGGCTGCCCCGGCTGATCGGCACGAGCCGCGCGCTGGACATGATCCTCACCGGACGTCCGGTGCCGGCCCGTGAGGCCCACGAGATGGGGCTCGCCAACCGCGTCGTCGCCACCGGCACCGCCCGCGCCGCGGCCGAGGAACTGGCCGCCGGCATCGCCCGCTTCCCCCAGGCCTGTCTGCGCGGCGACCGGGCCTCCGTCCTCGATCAGGAGGGACTGGCGGAGGAGACGGCGATGCGGGGCGAACTCCGGTACGGGCTGGGAGTGTTGGCCGAGGGCATGGCGGGGGCTGCACGGTTCGCCTCGGGCGCGGGGCGGCACGGGGCGTTCGGGGACGACTGA